TAAATAAATATTGTTTCTTCAGAAATTATAACCAAGAAAGGCAGCTAAAATGGCTGTAGCATTCAGAGAAGCATGAGCAATTATGACAATAAACAGTGAATCTTTCTTTTCATAGGTATAAGCCAGAATAGCCCCTAGAATGGAAATAGCTATAAAGGATGATACATCCAGATGGGCAGCACCAAAATAAATACCATTAAGTATGGCAGCCGGACCTATGGAAAGCTTTCTTCTCATGGCACCGAACATATATCCCCTGAAGTATACTTCTTCACTTACAGGAGCTATTACCGCTCCAATAAAGAATAGAAGGAAGAAGCTCTTTATGGATGTTGTTGTAGCCTTCAGGAAAATCTCTTGGGTTTCACTGGGGCCTATAAACCTGTCTGTAACCGAGGTAACACCATGTTCAAGTACAAGAAGAAGAACTGCAAGACCAAAACCGAGGAAAAGGTTGTGCTTGCTTACCTTTAAAAGCTTTCCGAGTTTTATTTTTCTCCTTCTCATCGCAAGGTATGTGAGTGTAATAAGAGTAAGAGAAAAGAAACTCTGAACAGCCAGAAAGGTATAGGAGTTAAAATATTCTTTCATATTATTTATGCCAACATTTCTTATCACGTTTAAACCCAGACCATAGGCGATAATATAGGTGGCAATAAAAATCAGAACTCCTTCTTTCAGGCTCAAGTTTCTCATAGAAAAAGATATATTCTCTTTATTTATAATAACCTTATGCCAAAACTTTATGGAATAGGTGTTGGGCCTGGTGACCCGGAGCTTATGACATTAAAAGCATTGAAGATTCTTGAGAGAGTTGAGATCCTTTTTGTACCTAAATCAGGTGCAGGTGTATGTATTGCCCTAGACATTGTGAAGAAGGCCATTAATAAGGATTTCAGGATTGTCAAGCTTTATTTTCCCATGACAAAAGATAAAAGAAAGCTGGAAGAGCACTGGGATATAGCTTCAAAAGCTGTTGAAGAAGCTCTGAAGGATAGCAGTGAAGGAGCATTTATAACTCTTGGTGACCCACTTTTCTACTCAACATTCAGCTATCTCATGCCCAGAATTTTAGACCTCGGGATTGATATTGAAGTTATTCCTGGAGTAACAAGTATAAGTTCGTGTTCTGCTTCCCGCAGAATCACTCTTGTAGCAGGCGATGAGAAGCTGGCTGTTATCCCTGCTGCCTATGGATTAGAGAATCTTGAGCATATAGCTGAAGAGTTTGATACTGTAGTACTTATGAAGGTTTCAAGAAATTATAATAAGATTGTGGACAAGATTAAGGAGCTTGGCCTCGAGGATAGAGCCCTTTTT
This region of archaeon BMS3Bbin15 genomic DNA includes:
- a CDS encoding CAAX amino terminal protease self- immunity, whose product is MRNLSLKEGVLIFIATYIIAYGLGLNVIRNVGINNMKEYFNSYTFLAVQSFFSLTLITLTYLAMRRRKIKLGKLLKVSKHNLFLGFGLAVLLLVLEHGVTSVTDRFIGPSETQEIFLKATTTSIKSFFLLFFIGAVIAPVSEEVYFRGYMFGAMRRKLSIGPAAILNGIYFGAAHLDVSSFIAISILGAILAYTYEKKDSLFIVIIAHASLNATAILAAFLGYNF
- the cbiL gene encoding cobalt-precorrin-2 C(20)-methyltransferase; translated protein: MPKLYGIGVGPGDPELMTLKALKILERVEILFVPKSGAGVCIALDIVKKAINKDFRIVKLYFPMTKDKRKLEEHWDIASKAVEEALKDSSEGAFITLGDPLFYSTFSYLMPRILDLGIDIEVIPGVTSISSCSASRRITLVAGDEKLAVIPAAYGLENLEHIAEEFDTVVLMKVSRNYNKIVDKIKELGLEDRALFMSRCGGEGFRAKRLEEIGEGNVDYLSMIIIR